Genomic DNA from Oncorhynchus clarkii lewisi isolate Uvic-CL-2024 chromosome 28, UVic_Ocla_1.0, whole genome shotgun sequence:
AGTTATATTGCACCATCTTTTGTGTTGGATATGTCTCATATCGCTGTGCGTTAAAGGGGTGAATGTCATTTTTGGAGTTTACTGATATGGCCCAGTTTGAACTAGCCTTAGCTTCTCCTTGCGAGGCTCGCAGAGCGAACGTGATCTCGATGTTTGGCTACGCGAGAACATAGAAGTCTATGTGCAACACAAATCTGGTTGACTGTCTAAAAGATCTAACGATCTAACAACCTATTTCACGATCCCTGCATCATTCGGAGATGGATCATTCCTCATTTTGAGATCCCCAGGCCGGTCTTCATGTACTCGTAGACCACATAGCTGATGCTCACAGCAGGAATGACTTTCATGAAGTTGGGCAGGATACCCCGGTAGAGTCCAAAGAACCCCTCGTTAGCCAGGATCCCCTTCACTAGCCCACTCATGGTGGACTTGTCTGACGCATCCAGAGTTGCTGTGAAACAGATAGTGAAAGACAGGACGCAggagtaaaataaaatgttagtTTGTTCACACTCACTACCTCAGGTTGCCACTTAGTTTCTCTCTCATGGCAATCAGGTGATCTCTGTTTTACcatacagtaaaaaaaaagtattttatgaTTAAGTAGCAGATGGTTTTATTCATCAAATATTTATTTCTGCGCTGCTGGAGAGCTTTGACAGTAAATAGGTGAATTTTGTATGTCCATTGTTTTTCGTCTTCAATCAATAAAGTAGTAACAGATGCATGTTGATTGTCATGTATTACCCTGCGCCTGCATGCGTGTGCGGAGCAGGGCGAGAGGGTAGCTGGCCAGCTGGCCACACGTGCTGGAGATGGTGCCACATCCTAACAGCACCAGGATGCCAGGGTTGGCCGTGTCTTTGGCATAGCGGGACAACCAGGCATTCTTCAGGCTCTAGGGTACACAAACACAGAGTGGGGCAATCAACAAGGATCATTTAGGGATGAGACTGCCACCACAGGAAATCAGACAGTGGTCACAATGTTGTAAGCCTTCCCTCATTTAGACAAATGCAATTCAGTGGATTCACTGGATTTCATTCTTAAGTCCTGAAAAACTTGTAAGATGATGGAATTCTCTGTTTTAGTAATACATGTCAGTGAACTGTAAAGCATTGTGTTACTGTAATGAGGAATAGCATTGACTCAGTGATATGAATCCTCAGCCTGCAGACCTCGTAAACAGCTAGGTCGATGCCAGCATAGGGAATGATGCCTATCATGTTGGGAGTGTAGCCTTTATAGAAGGCTTTGATGCCCTCTTTCCTCAGAATCTTCTTGGCACAGTCAAACATTCCATTATACTGGCCAGTTTTCCCCAGAGTCAGTCTGGTCTTCATGACCTAAAAAGAGGAAACAGAGAGGGTGAGTAACCGTGTAAATGCACTGCTTTACGAGAAGCCAAAATGACTGGTGTGCCATCTAATGCCACTATCTAGCGGGACAGAAGTTTGAGCCTATTTACGTGGCTTATTTGTCATGAATACATAGTAACAACACAAAGATTTGCACTCTTGTTTCAACTTTTACGCTCGAgatacagtgggctccaaaagtattgggacagtgaccattttttattattttattgtattcAAGCACTTTGGATtgtaaatgatacaatgactgaggttatACATGACAATCAACATGTATATGTTACTACTTTATTGATGGAAGACGAAAAACAATGGACATACAAAAATCACATTTACTGTCAAAGCTCTCCAGCAGCACTGAAATAAATATTTGACTAATAAAACCATCTACTACTTAATCATGTAAATTCACTTTTTTAAAACTCTGTCACCTTTAATTTTAGGGTATTTTCATCATAGTCAcctcattttaggggaccaaaagtattgggacaaattcacttatatgtgtattaaagcagTCAAAAGTTGAGTATTTTGTCCCATATTCACAGCACGTAATGACAATATTAAGCTTGTGACTCTAGTAACTTGTTGGATGcgtttgcagtttgttttggttgggtttcagattattttgtacccaaatagaaatgaatggtaaataatgtattgtgtcagtTTGGAgttacttttattgtaaataagaatataatatttctaaacacttctacattaatgtggatgctaccatgactaCGGATAATTCTGAATGAGAAAGTTAGACctacaaatatcataccccccaaaaatgttaccttccctgttattgtaatggtgagaggttagcatgtcttgggggtatgatataaaatgctaccttccctgttattgtaatggtgagaggttagcatgtcttgggggtatgatataaaatgctaccttccctgttattgtaatggtgagaggttagcatgtcttgggggtatttACAAATCTTATTTACAGTAAAAGTgacttcaaaatgacacaacacattgtttaccattcatttctattgggcacaaaataacctgaaacacaaccAAGACCAAtatgtagagtcacaagcttgatgtagtcattgcgtgctatgaatattggaccaaatacttaactttttactactttaatacacatacaagTGAATTTGTTCCAATACTTTAGGTCCCCTAAAAAGTTCTGTACGGTTATGGATGAAAAACCCTCAAATTAAAGTTGACAGTCTGCACTTGAACCTCATAGTCACTGTATCATTTacaatccaaagtgctggagaatAGAGCCAAAATGACAACAAATAAATGTGTCACGgtcaatacttttggagctcactgtatttcTGAGAAGTTGCATTTCTCTATCACCAAGATCAAAATGTTTCATGAATGACACGTGATGAAATTGACCGCAGAAGACGGAAATGTCTTTGGAATGTTAATAGAATACTTGATGAAATGAATTCCAGAGACCTGAAAGTAACATTGGGAGGTGACAATGGGTGGTCTCACCTCCATGGGGTAGATGGACGACTGGGCCGTGGCGCCTGCCAGAGAGCCAGCCATGAACCTCTGGTAGGTCTGGACCTTCTCTCCCTCTGGTGTCAGCAGCTTCTTATACTGACAGGAGAGAGATGCGTCATGAAGACAACACAGAGATACTATCACACATTTACCCTTTCATCCATCttccctctttttctctgtccgtcttccctctctcgctctgtccgtcttccctctttttctctgtccgtcttccctctctcgctgtgtccgtcttccctgtctgtctgtctgtccgtcttccctctctcgctctgtccgtcttccctctctgtctgtccgtcttccctctctgtctgtccgtcttccctgtctgtccgtcttccctctttttctctgtccgtcttccctctctcgctctgtccgtcttccctctctcgctctgtccgtcttccctgtctgtctgtctgtccgtcttccctctcttgctctgtccgtcttccctctctcgctctgtccgtcttccctctctgtctgtccgtcttccctgtctgtctgtctggctgtctgtctgtcttccctctcttcctttggctgtcttccttctctttctctatctgtcttccctccccatctctgtccgtcttccctccccgtctctgtccatcttccctctctcgctctgtcttccctctctctctgtctgtcttccctctccatctgtctgtcttccctctctgtctgtctgtcttccctctctgtctgtctgtcttccctctctgtcttccctctctttctctctctgtctgtcttccctctctttctgtcttccctctctttctctgtcttccctctctttctctgtctatcttccctctctttctctgtctgtcttccctctcgctgtctgtcttcctctctcattcatgtttcctttcctcgcTATCGTTTGATTCATTTCTTCCTGCTTTCCATATTTCACTATGTCTTTCTCTCTAGGTCAACCTCTTTTTGTCTACCTCCATCAAAGTAAAGATATGAAACAGTGTCCAACCTGTTCGTAGGCCATGAATTTGATAGCGGTCTCAGGGGCGATCTTTAACACGTTGATCCCGTTCCCTCGCCATAGTGAGGCCACGCCCCCTTCCTTAATCATCTGTTTGAATCCTCCCAACAGGGTGATCCGGTTGGACTTGGAGGAGTGGACCTGAAACACAACCACAGGCGTTGTAGATTAGACAATACTGATGGATAGGTAGCATTCCTGTAGTGCTTTTCACTATGTCTCCAACACTTCACTTTGTAAGGGGTTGTAGGCCTAAAAAAAAACTCAAAACAAAATGTGTAAGGTTTGTGATAAGGGTTATAGTTAGAAGTTAAATCATATAAAGCGGTCTACTTTCGGCCTCCATAGAGTGGTCAGACTGTGACAACCTTTCCGGTGCTCTACCTGCATGAAGACCTTCACCCTGTCCAGGGGGGCGGTGCCTGTGCGAGAGACCGCCCCGGCCATCGCCCCGGCAGCCAGCTGTTTCCACCAGCCTCCCGAGGTCTTCTCCTCCTCAGTGAACTCATCAGGGATGGCAATGCTCTCTCCTATGTCCAGCACCTGGTGAATAAAACATATTAGCTTGAACAGGTGCCAAACTGCTGGGACAGGAATTCTGTACGATCAATAAATGTATTCTTGTAATAATTCTTATAGTAAACTGTTCAGTCGGTCTTTCATGTTGTTCCAACTTCCCATTCTTCATCAGATTGCCCATAAGATAACCTTCGAGCTATAGTAAGTAACAGATGTGGTCAATACAGTGCCAAGACCTAACCAGACTGCTACCTTCTCAACCAGCAGGTCTATTCTCATACAGTGCTGAAACTGTCTACCAACACCTGCTACAGATGTAGTATCTTCATTTGACCAGTTTTGTCAAAGGACAAAATAATACTGCAGCAGAACAattagaatatatatttttttaaagtgatAATTTCTAACAGGAAATTAGTTTTGATAGGCTACAGTACAgacgtggccaaaagttttgagaatgacacaaatataaattttcacagagtctgctgcctcagtatctttagatatttttgtcagatgttactatggaatactgaagtataattacaagcatttcataaatgtcaaaggcttttattgacaattacatgaagttgatgcaaagattcaatatttgcagtgttgaccctttttcaagacctctgtaaTCCGCCCTGGCacgctgtcaattaacttctgggccacatcctgactgatggcagcccattcttgcataatcaatgcttggagtttgtcagaatttgtggggttttgtttgtccacccgcctcttgaggattgaccacaagttctcaatgggattaaggtctggggagtttcctggccatggacccaaaatatctatgttttgttccccgagccacttagagccttatggcaaggtgctccatcatgctggaaaaggcattgttcatcaccaaactgttcctggatggttgggagaagtttctctcagaggatgtgttggtaccattctttattcatggctgtgttcttaggcaaaattgtgagtgagcccactcccttggctgagaagcaaccccacacatgaatggtctcaggacgctttactgttggcatgacacaggactgatggtagcgctcaccttgtcttctccggacaagcttttttccggatgccccaaacaattggaaaggggatttatcagagaaaatgactttaccccaatcctcagcagtccaatccctgtaccttttgcagaatatctgtctgtccctgatgtttttcctggagagaaatggcttctttgctgcccttcttgacaccagtccatcctccaaaagtcttcgcctcactgtgcgtgcagatgcactcacacctgcctgctgccattcctgagcaagctctgtactggtggtgccccgatcctgcagctgaatcaactttaggagacggtcctggcgcttactggactttcttgggcgccctgaagccttcttcacaacaattgaaccgctctccttgaagttcttgatgatccgacaaatggttgatttaggtgcaatcttactggcagcaatatccttgcctttgaagccctttttgtgcaaagcaatgatgacggcacatgtttccttacAGGTaaacatggttgacagaggaagaataatgattccaagcaccaccctccttttgaagcttccagtctgttattcaaactcaatcagcatgacagcgtgatctccagccttgtcctcgtcaacactcacacctgtgttaatgagagaatcactgacatgatgtcagctggtccttttgtggcagggctgaaatgcagtggaaatgttttttggggggattcagttcatttgaatGGCAaaaagggactttgcaattaattgcaattcatctgatcactcttcataacattctggagtatatgcaaattaccatcatacaaactgaggcagcagactttgtgaaaattaatatttgtgtcattctcaaaaattttggccacgactgtaggctTTAGTTTAGGTCCATTTTGGATATACTTGAATGACGTAGTGGAGAACAATATATATCTTGTGTAATTAAACTATATATAACAGAGGTTGTTGATGTGTTTGGCTGCATTTCAGAGACATTTTTGTACCTTTGAATATTCGCAGTAGTATGACATTTATTATGTTTGGTGCTTTAGCgtttgagcgagagagagaactgtaGGTGTTCAGTGAATTTATGGAAATCACGAAGCTCATTTGAATTCTCAGtaacagagtgatcaaatgaagatactACATCTGTATCCCACCACAAACAGTGACAcaagcagtaacagtaacaccaTTTTAACAGGTAGTCTCAACAGTATGTTATGGAAGCCGCTCACTATTTGCTAGAAATAAACTTTGCAAGATAACCCTGCTGGAGATAAGCAAAAACAGTACATTTTTCTGAtgaaagtcaaaagtcaaagtcaaagtgGAAACAGCACTGTACTCCACAGTTTGACAGTTAAACGTCTGTTACAGAGAATATTCTA
This window encodes:
- the LOC139386823 gene encoding mitochondrial adenyl nucleotide antiporter SLC25A24-like; translated protein: MYQVIRGFILTDSRCWDPDSQRSYQDLFDKLDTNKDGKVDVAELRAGLTAMGISFRKGAAQKIVSSGDKNKDGGLDFNEFNKYLKEHEKRLRLTFKSLDKNNDGRIDASEIKQSLEELGMDITQEEAQTILQSMDIDGTMMVDWNEWRDHFLFNPAHNLNEIVRYWKHSTVLDIGESIAIPDEFTEEEKTSGGWWKQLAAGAMAGAVSRTGTAPLDRVKVFMQVHSSKSNRITLLGGFKQMIKEGGVASLWRGNGINVLKIAPETAIKFMAYEQYKKLLTPEGEKVQTYQRFMAGSLAGATAQSSIYPMEVMKTRLTLGKTGQYNGMFDCAKKILRKEGIKAFYKGYTPNMIGIIPYAGIDLAVYESLKNAWLSRYAKDTANPGILVLLGCGTISSTCGQLASYPLALLRTRMQAQATLDASDKSTMSGLVKGILANEGFFGLYRGILPNFMKVIPAVSISYVVYEYMKTGLGISK